A section of the Hippea sp. KM1 genome encodes:
- a CDS encoding L-threonylcarbamoyladenylate synthase, translating to MIIISEKEANPAIALLKAGGVIVCPAFTIYGFSAFLFSGAANKKIYLFKKRSMHKPFIVIAHKEFIWDVAGDVDKDKLNFLLDSGFSVVIKTRIDLPWWASFLHKTAFRLANTEFLKKVCSIEPITSTSANISNAKEVNLPIQLIRLYKNRVDGIVLGKVKGVSSTIVELEGGRVNILRKGFNIEKLRMMGG from the coding sequence ATGATAATCATAAGCGAGAAAGAAGCAAATCCTGCTATAGCGCTCCTTAAAGCCGGCGGTGTGATAGTTTGCCCTGCTTTTACGATTTACGGTTTTAGCGCTTTTCTGTTCAGTGGAGCGGCAAACAAGAAGATCTATCTTTTCAAGAAAAGGAGCATGCATAAACCCTTTATTGTCATAGCCCATAAGGAATTCATATGGGATGTGGCAGGTGATGTCGATAAGGATAAGCTAAACTTCCTTTTGGATAGCGGCTTTAGCGTTGTGATTAAAACAAGGATTGATCTGCCGTGGTGGGCATCCTTTCTTCATAAGACCGCCTTCAGGCTTGCCAATACGGAGTTTCTTAAAAAGGTATGCTCTATTGAACCTATCACATCAACAAGTGCTAATATCTCCAATGCAAAGGAGGTAAACCTGCCCATTCAACTTATAAGGCTTTACAAAAATCGAGTGGATGGTATAGTTCTCGGTAAGGTTAAGGGCGTAAGCTCAACAATTGTAGAGCTTGAAGGGGGGAGGGTTAATATTCTAAGAAAAGGCTTTAATATAGAAAAGCTGAGAATGATGGGAGGTTGA